In a genomic window of Flavobacterium lipolyticum:
- a CDS encoding response regulator transcription factor produces the protein MVIENDFFSSNNTVQKISEDEKGRLGDYLELVKAFARTTYSSIYIIDYEKKGFEYVSENPLFLCDHTPAEVQELGYAFYFKYVVKEDLDLLLKINTIGFDFYQNIPVEERLNHTISYDFRLKNPNGKTFLVNQKLTPVFLTNDGKIWKSICIISLSSELQSGNIKIYKKGENKIFSYDLEGGFWKVLKKIELTSREKEVLQYSIRGFTIANMAESMFVSADTIKFHKRKLFTKLGVGNIAEAIAYATSNKLI, from the coding sequence ATGGTAATTGAAAACGACTTTTTTTCCTCAAACAACACCGTTCAAAAGATCTCTGAAGATGAAAAAGGCAGACTGGGAGATTATTTAGAACTGGTCAAAGCATTTGCCAGAACAACTTACAGCAGTATTTATATTATTGATTACGAAAAAAAGGGGTTTGAGTATGTGTCCGAAAATCCATTATTCTTGTGTGATCACACCCCGGCTGAGGTTCAGGAACTCGGATATGCCTTTTATTTTAAGTATGTAGTCAAAGAAGATCTCGATTTATTACTAAAGATCAATACCATAGGTTTTGACTTTTATCAAAACATTCCTGTAGAAGAACGCCTGAATCATACCATTTCCTATGACTTCCGCTTAAAAAATCCCAATGGAAAAACTTTTTTGGTGAATCAAAAACTGACTCCTGTTTTCCTGACCAATGACGGTAAAATCTGGAAATCGATTTGTATTATCTCGCTTTCTTCTGAATTGCAGTCGGGGAATATTAAAATTTATAAAAAAGGGGAAAATAAGATCTTCAGCTATGACCTTGAGGGAGGCTTTTGGAAGGTGCTGAAAAAGATAGAACTGACCAGCCGTGAGAAGGAGGTTTTGCAATATTCTATCAGGGGATTTACCATTGCCAACATGGCTGAAAGTATGTTTGTATCGGCTGATACCATTAAGTTTCACAAGAGAAAGTTGTTCACCAAACTGGGGGTGGGAAATATTGCTGAGGCCATCGCTTATGCCACCAGTAATAAACTGATTTAA
- a CDS encoding UpxY family transcription antiterminator, with product MDRKKGWHVLYVKYRHESKVYKELMEKKLEAFLPMATSIRKWSDRTKKIEIPLFPSYVFVNIKSNKDFHDALNVESGCSYLSFGKEYGKVSEEEIAYIRLFTQGKDITDVQVESALPKIGDKLKIEHGELSGLECEVFRVDNQHRISVRLSSLRQNISAIIPLSYLSNPAENVFAKA from the coding sequence ATGGATCGAAAAAAAGGTTGGCATGTTCTTTACGTAAAGTACAGACATGAAAGTAAAGTTTACAAAGAGTTAATGGAGAAAAAATTAGAAGCTTTTTTACCTATGGCCACCAGTATTAGAAAATGGAGTGACCGAACCAAGAAAATTGAAATTCCATTATTTCCGAGTTATGTTTTTGTAAACATCAAATCCAATAAAGACTTTCATGATGCATTAAATGTAGAGAGCGGCTGTTCGTACTTGTCTTTCGGCAAAGAATATGGCAAAGTTTCCGAAGAAGAAATCGCTTATATCAGACTCTTCACCCAGGGGAAAGACATCACCGATGTTCAAGTCGAATCGGCACTGCCAAAAATAGGCGATAAACTTAAAATCGAGCATGGTGAACTATCAGGTTTGGAATGCGAAGTTTTCAGAGTCGACAATCAGCACAGAATCAGTGTACGATTAAGTTCATTACGCCAGAATATCTCGGCCATAATACCATTGTCGTATCTATCCAATCCAGCAGAAAACGTCTTTGCTAAGGCGTAG
- a CDS encoding non-ribosomal peptide synthetase has protein sequence MKNNVTNVQKYIWLDQILDNESPKYNIGGYAFINGSVDVERFKTAFNILIKENDIFSFVFEEKSGFPAYTLQETNSDLALTCIEESDESKAIQRIEKDFIVPFDIEKDKQLYKMWLIQTAPETYIWYSKLHHIIADGFSFQLLFNKVKRIYEQLGTAVVYDELCIEKNKMSYESFIALDNAYRASDDFSNDRKFWLGRYENLPSLIYTGTNKSASHSNIEMALTEAENEALWAFVKAERLSIFHLLIGCFSIVLSKYYNREEINLGMPILNRKNAAEKNTFGPFLSMLPLKLSLETTATVSDFIKEIKSTLFMCYRHQRFQQADILRNLPQETSKLYDVRLSYERMQYESEFSGHKASIHPLSNDSEEDPISIHVFEGIKGDLSFRFDINEKYVSKFEANQLIASFRKVLTELQDTNHIAIAEIEISSKEQLEEIQVISKGPVVKRPEQTFLNLWNAAVAGYSSKTAVSCQTNFLTYETLNARANSIASYLQSSGVKKGDKVGVMLSRSEKSIIGILAALKTGAVYVPIDNAYPEERKHYIIKDAGLGFILTDSFSNSISEEREYNIDRILEEHKIAENYIPVALKPEDEAYIIYTSGSTGDAKGVVINHASLYDYVLTFGTYFNLTEEDIVLQQASTAFDTSVEEIFPILSVGGNLVIATDTKDFNELLRDCERFGITLLSTNPFVLQYLNDNHKNYNFNFKTIISGGDTLKPHQVDQLTASYDIYNTYGPTESTVCATYYKVNETDTSFPIGKPITNRGVYLLDGTKILPKGAIGEIGLSGLGLAVSYLNKKELTANAFININGERIYKTGDLGKWSIDNNLIFYGRKDSQLSYKGYRIEVGEIEQAIQKVNAYVVDSYVCINEVGGMPILIAYLVANESFINISSLVIDLKAHLPEFMIPTHFVILDAIPLIPNGKIDIKSLPEPKTVNIAEAVQLPVTPEEKEIASIWQELLRLDQVDVNVSFFELGGHSLLANQFISSLRDQKGIELSLRDFYKSPTIKEISELVPTLNKKEVQNIKAPEQELYPLSFSQERLWFLNQLNTADTSYHVSRAMKLKGFVEVAALEETFAKLIKKHEILRTVFVNQEGKPYQKILPPFEYTIPVIDYTGIKNKENKEKVIADSLERIESRAFEIEEGPLFRIELLKFSDQESVLVFCEHHLILDGWTQGILFRDFVDIYNELKRDPDFEAEKPEVTFKDYAYWERNSLNESVISEKLDYWENKFEGFSNGLLLPLDFEREETTVKKGGTIEHVFSLDFSEKLRQFSEKQDVSLFITMLAAFKIVLHKFSNQTDISVGTAVANRRYKEFQEVLGMIVNTIALRTTFSNENSLAEVLNEVKETCLDAYSYDDTPFGKVVERINPERSLNLHPLFQYMFSFVNVPVQSMSLLDADIEILNGHNKTSRFDISVVVNTVYEQIDSLTDNKPDRRISVEWDYNAGIFKYATMKRVLKAYLKVLEALVENPAQSLSSLDYISSSEKTILLEDFSTSKTAATVEATAVEMFEQQVGKNPDAVAVVFENRSLTYRELDAISNQLAHYLLNHYDIKTEDLIAVKLERSEWIYTSLLAVLKTGGVYVPIDPGYPEQRIAYIEQDSTCKVVIDEKLLANFISSQDNYPTTLPVISLTPENLMYVIYTSGSTGQPKGVMINHKSLVNYILNQKEEFGFDASDRIVQFSNNAFDASMEQIFLALLSGATLIGAPKERIIDPTDFINLLNEHSVTHLHATPGYLSHLEQLSTCKTLKRIVAAGEVCPKNLAEKMVKIADFYNKYGPTEATISAVMGRVEQSDLQRNLISIGKPLKDSQIYILSDNLALQPIGVFGELCISGSSLSRGYLNNPELTEEKFIAHPFIAGARLYKTGDLGRWLPDGSIELTGRKDQQVKVRGHRIELGEIEHALLSQDSISQCVVTVQDIETEPAIVAYVVGEKELDKQELRVQLSQYLPDYMLPGYYVQLDAIALTSHGKVDLKALPRVDVNDKIQQEYTAPVTTLEKQLVAIWEEILGIKTIGTTDNFFELGGHSLKVILVANKINRQLGYQISVKDVFLNPTISGIISKLETAAYTAIPKTEEQSNYVLTSSQHRLWILSQFEGGNQAYNIPGSFELEGNLNVAYLNQAFKTVINRHEILRTSFKRNEEGEVRQFIIDPSDIDFKIDYADFTTVENQQLAVEKRAEQYAQHPFDLAQAPLVNAQLVKLSENKHLLLFNMHHIISDGWSMGILSQELITIYDHLTQNKSISLPELSIQYKDYATWMRSEEQITKQKKSEAYWLEIFGGNLPVLELPTDKMRPKMKTYAGDSITHNFSKEASVKLKTFSEQHNSSLFMTLMAGINGLLSRYTNTRDLILGTPIAGREHSDLENQIGLYLNTLAIRTRFEETADFETLLQIQKETLLDAYSHQEYPLDNLVEQLGLGRDTSRSALFDVLVVLQNQQDLFASNAEQIESLTLKPYKANPRKVSQFDLSFIFSEKEEQLSLHIEYNTDIYQPEFVARLANHLDTFLTKALQNPEQKVATLNYLSQAETTQLLQDFNDTAVEYPKDHTIVDLFVSQAKKTPEQFALVTDRKSFTYKELDEISNELSHYLLSNYNLAVEDLVGVKLGRSEWLPIALLAVLKSGCAYVPIDPNYPAQRIEYIEQDSKCKITIDDSFIASFKQAESISKSLPQITFSAQQLAYIIYTSGSTGKPKGVMITHQNAVAMLCWSQREFSDTDFDTLYAVTSHCFDLSVYEFFYPLSIGKQIRLLANGLSIGDYIHSDKNVLINTVPSVIHTLIEKGTTFENAVGINLAGEAFPVSIANCFTNSGIAIRNLYGPSEDTTYSSYYRVEGTYESSVPIGKALDNTQFYVLSEELALQPVGVIGEICISGDGLSRGYLYQPELTTEKFIENPFKEDSKLYKTGDLGKWLPDGTIAYIGRKDSQVKIRGHRIELGEIEQVLQSQEEIDQCVVLTATVNGDPVIVSYLVSTATIDKQQLRQSLSRELPEYMLPSFYVFLDKFPLTPNGKIDKKALPPVSTEDVIQQEYIAPTNEIEEKLAAIWQDILKLEKIGITDNFFELGGNSLKATVLINRINKAFDTRFSIEDLYKTQSIIGVSKKLSFIIFQNQLAVETANDLDEVLI, from the coding sequence ATGAAAAATAATGTCACAAATGTTCAGAAATATATCTGGCTTGATCAGATACTTGACAATGAATCACCAAAATACAATATTGGTGGTTATGCATTTATTAACGGAAGTGTTGATGTGGAGCGTTTTAAAACAGCATTCAATATTCTGATTAAAGAGAACGATATTTTTTCTTTTGTTTTTGAAGAAAAGAGTGGTTTTCCTGCATATACACTTCAGGAAACAAACAGTGATTTGGCATTAACCTGCATAGAAGAGTCAGATGAATCCAAAGCGATTCAAAGGATAGAGAAAGATTTTATAGTGCCTTTTGATATAGAAAAAGATAAACAGCTTTATAAAATGTGGCTGATTCAAACAGCTCCTGAAACGTATATCTGGTATTCGAAACTTCATCACATTATAGCAGATGGATTTTCGTTTCAGTTGTTGTTCAATAAAGTGAAAAGAATCTATGAACAATTAGGTACCGCTGTTGTATATGATGAGTTATGTATCGAGAAAAACAAAATGTCGTACGAGTCTTTTATAGCATTAGACAATGCTTACAGAGCTTCAGATGATTTTTCGAATGACAGAAAATTTTGGTTAGGCCGTTATGAAAATTTACCTTCTTTGATTTATACCGGTACTAATAAATCGGCAAGTCACAGTAATATTGAAATGGCACTTACCGAAGCAGAAAATGAAGCTTTATGGGCATTCGTAAAAGCAGAAAGATTAAGCATTTTTCATTTGTTAATCGGGTGTTTCTCTATCGTATTGTCTAAATATTACAACAGAGAAGAAATTAATTTAGGGATGCCTATTTTAAACCGAAAAAATGCTGCAGAAAAAAATACATTTGGGCCATTTCTTAGCATGTTGCCATTAAAACTTTCTTTGGAAACAACAGCAACCGTAAGTGATTTTATCAAAGAGATTAAAAGCACGCTTTTTATGTGCTACAGACATCAGCGTTTTCAGCAGGCCGACATCCTGCGAAATCTGCCACAGGAAACTTCAAAGCTTTATGATGTACGATTGTCGTACGAGCGCATGCAATACGAATCTGAATTTTCGGGTCATAAAGCGAGTATACACCCATTGTCTAACGACAGTGAAGAAGATCCTATTTCTATTCACGTTTTTGAAGGGATCAAGGGAGATCTTAGTTTTAGATTTGATATCAATGAAAAATATGTGTCAAAATTTGAAGCCAATCAGCTCATTGCTTCTTTCAGAAAAGTATTGACAGAATTACAGGATACCAATCATATTGCTATAGCCGAGATTGAAATTTCGAGTAAAGAACAGTTAGAAGAAATACAAGTGATTTCAAAAGGACCAGTTGTAAAAAGGCCGGAACAGACTTTTTTAAATCTTTGGAATGCTGCTGTAGCGGGCTATAGTTCAAAAACAGCGGTTTCTTGTCAAACTAATTTTTTAACTTATGAAACCCTTAATGCACGTGCTAATAGCATAGCTTCCTATTTACAATCCAGCGGCGTTAAAAAAGGAGATAAGGTAGGGGTGATGCTTTCGAGATCTGAAAAAAGTATTATTGGAATTTTGGCAGCCTTAAAAACGGGAGCTGTTTATGTACCTATTGATAATGCCTATCCGGAGGAAAGAAAACACTATATTATAAAAGATGCCGGCTTAGGTTTTATCTTAACAGATTCATTTTCCAATTCTATTTCAGAAGAGAGAGAATACAATATAGATCGTATTCTGGAAGAGCATAAAATAGCGGAAAACTATATTCCTGTTGCTTTGAAACCTGAAGATGAGGCTTATATTATTTATACTTCCGGTTCAACAGGAGACGCTAAAGGTGTTGTTATCAATCACGCTTCTTTATACGATTATGTGCTTACATTCGGTACTTACTTTAATCTTACTGAAGAAGATATTGTATTACAGCAGGCTTCTACTGCTTTTGATACTTCTGTAGAAGAAATTTTCCCGATTTTATCGGTAGGAGGGAATTTAGTGATTGCTACTGATACAAAAGATTTTAATGAATTATTGAGAGACTGCGAGCGTTTTGGAATTACTTTGTTGAGTACGAATCCATTTGTGCTTCAATACCTTAATGACAACCATAAAAATTACAATTTTAATTTTAAAACCATTATTAGCGGAGGCGATACGTTAAAACCACACCAGGTAGATCAGCTTACAGCGAGTTATGATATCTACAATACCTATGGTCCTACAGAAAGTACAGTATGTGCGACCTATTATAAAGTGAATGAAACAGACACTTCATTTCCTATCGGGAAACCAATTACCAATAGAGGAGTATACCTGTTAGACGGAACAAAAATATTACCAAAAGGTGCCATTGGAGAAATTGGACTTTCCGGTTTAGGTTTGGCCGTTTCTTATCTCAATAAAAAAGAATTGACAGCTAATGCCTTTATCAACATAAATGGAGAGCGTATCTACAAAACCGGAGATTTAGGAAAGTGGAGCATAGACAATAATTTAATTTTTTATGGCAGAAAAGACAGTCAGCTTAGTTACAAAGGATATCGTATTGAAGTAGGAGAAATAGAACAGGCCATACAAAAAGTAAATGCATACGTGGTAGACAGTTATGTGTGTATTAACGAAGTTGGAGGAATGCCTATTTTGATTGCCTATTTAGTAGCAAACGAGTCTTTTATCAATATATCTTCTTTAGTAATTGATTTAAAAGCTCATTTGCCGGAATTTATGATTCCGACGCATTTTGTAATCTTAGATGCTATTCCTTTAATTCCTAACGGAAAAATTGATATTAAGAGTTTACCGGAACCTAAAACCGTAAATATTGCAGAAGCTGTTCAATTGCCGGTAACACCCGAAGAAAAAGAGATCGCCTCAATTTGGCAGGAATTATTACGTCTGGATCAGGTTGATGTAAACGTGAGTTTTTTCGAATTGGGAGGCCACTCTTTATTGGCCAATCAGTTTATTAGTAGTTTACGTGATCAAAAAGGAATTGAATTGTCGTTAAGGGATTTTTACAAATCTCCTACCATCAAAGAAATCAGTGAACTGGTTCCTACTTTAAACAAAAAAGAAGTTCAAAATATTAAAGCTCCTGAGCAGGAGTTGTACCCGTTGTCTTTTTCACAAGAAAGATTATGGTTTTTAAATCAGCTGAATACTGCCGATACTTCTTATCACGTATCAAGAGCCATGAAATTAAAAGGTTTTGTTGAGGTTGCCGCACTCGAAGAAACGTTTGCAAAACTGATCAAAAAACATGAGATTTTAAGAACTGTTTTTGTGAATCAGGAAGGGAAGCCTTATCAAAAAATACTGCCTCCATTTGAATATACCATTCCGGTTATCGATTATACCGGAATAAAAAATAAGGAAAATAAAGAGAAAGTAATTGCCGATAGTCTGGAAAGAATAGAGAGCCGTGCTTTTGAAATTGAAGAAGGACCGCTTTTTAGAATAGAACTATTAAAGTTCTCCGATCAGGAAAGTGTCCTTGTATTTTGTGAGCATCACTTAATTTTAGACGGATGGACGCAGGGAATCTTGTTTAGAGATTTCGTTGATATTTATAATGAATTAAAAAGAGACCCTGATTTTGAGGCGGAGAAGCCTGAAGTTACTTTTAAAGATTATGCTTATTGGGAAAGAAATAGTCTGAACGAAAGTGTTATCAGTGAAAAATTGGATTATTGGGAAAACAAATTTGAAGGTTTTTCTAACGGATTGTTGTTGCCTTTAGATTTTGAAAGAGAGGAAACTACTGTGAAAAAAGGCGGTACGATAGAACATGTATTCTCATTGGATTTTTCCGAAAAACTGCGTCAGTTTTCCGAAAAACAAGACGTATCATTATTTATCACAATGCTCGCAGCCTTTAAAATAGTACTGCATAAATTTAGCAATCAAACCGATATTTCTGTAGGGACAGCTGTTGCCAACAGACGTTATAAAGAATTCCAGGAAGTTTTAGGTATGATTGTAAATACGATTGCATTACGTACTACGTTTAGCAATGAAAATTCCTTAGCAGAGGTACTTAACGAGGTGAAAGAAACTTGCCTGGATGCTTATTCTTATGATGATACCCCTTTTGGAAAAGTAGTAGAAAGAATAAATCCGGAAAGGAGTTTAAATCTGCATCCGTTATTTCAATACATGTTTAGTTTTGTGAACGTTCCGGTACAAAGTATGTCTTTGCTGGATGCGGACATCGAAATTTTGAACGGGCACAATAAAACATCACGATTTGATATTAGTGTTGTTGTCAATACCGTATACGAACAAATCGATTCTTTAACAGATAATAAACCGGACAGAAGAATTTCGGTAGAATGGGATTACAATGCAGGGATCTTTAAGTATGCCACAATGAAACGTGTCCTGAAAGCATACCTTAAAGTTTTAGAAGCTCTTGTTGAAAACCCTGCGCAATCACTGTCCAGTCTGGATTACATTTCAAGCTCAGAGAAAACGATCCTTTTGGAAGATTTTAGTACTTCAAAAACAGCAGCAACAGTAGAAGCTACAGCCGTTGAAATGTTTGAGCAGCAAGTCGGGAAAAACCCTGATGCCGTTGCAGTAGTTTTCGAAAACAGATCGTTGACTTACAGAGAACTCGACGCGATTTCCAATCAGCTGGCGCATTATTTATTGAATCATTATGACATAAAAACAGAGGACCTGATCGCTGTAAAATTAGAGCGCAGCGAGTGGATTTACACCTCACTTTTGGCCGTATTGAAAACCGGCGGTGTTTATGTTCCTATAGATCCGGGTTATCCGGAGCAGAGAATTGCTTATATCGAGCAAGACAGTACATGTAAAGTTGTTATTGACGAGAAGTTATTGGCGAATTTCATATCGAGTCAGGACAATTATCCAACCACATTACCTGTGATTTCTTTGACTCCGGAGAACCTTATGTATGTCATTTATACCTCAGGCTCTACAGGACAGCCCAAAGGAGTAATGATCAATCACAAAAGTTTAGTAAACTACATCCTAAATCAAAAAGAAGAATTCGGGTTTGATGCGTCCGATCGTATCGTACAATTCTCCAACAACGCTTTTGATGCGTCGATGGAACAGATCTTTTTGGCTTTGCTTAGCGGAGCCACCCTGATTGGTGCTCCAAAAGAGCGTATCATTGATCCGACCGACTTTATAAACTTATTAAACGAACACAGTGTAACCCACCTGCATGCCACACCGGGTTATTTGTCACATTTAGAGCAGCTTTCCACTTGCAAGACCCTAAAAAGAATTGTTGCGGCAGGAGAAGTATGCCCAAAAAATCTGGCTGAAAAAATGGTCAAAATAGCCGACTTCTACAACAAGTACGGCCCAACAGAAGCTACCATTAGCGCTGTGATGGGAAGAGTAGAACAAAGCGATCTGCAAAGAAACCTCATTTCAATTGGCAAACCTTTAAAAGACAGTCAGATCTATATCTTATCCGATAACCTGGCGCTACAGCCCATTGGTGTATTTGGAGAACTCTGCATCTCCGGAAGCAGCCTGTCCAGAGGATACCTGAACAACCCTGAACTTACCGAAGAGAAATTCATCGCTCATCCTTTTATTGCAGGAGCCAGACTCTACAAGACAGGCGATCTGGGCCGATGGCTACCGGATGGCAGCATCGAACTTACCGGTAGAAAAGACCAGCAGGTAAAAGTAAGAGGCCACCGAATAGAACTCGGTGAAATCGAACACGCACTATTGTCACAAGACAGTATCAGTCAGTGTGTGGTAACCGTACAAGACATAGAGACAGAACCCGCAATAGTAGCCTATGTGGTGGGAGAAAAAGAACTTGACAAACAAGAACTTCGTGTGCAATTGAGTCAATATTTACCGGATTATATGCTTCCGGGGTATTATGTACAATTAGACGCCATAGCATTAACCTCCCACGGTAAAGTGGATCTGAAAGCATTGCCTAGAGTGGATGTAAACGATAAGATTCAGCAGGAATATACCGCTCCGGTGACAACCCTAGAGAAACAATTAGTTGCAATCTGGGAAGAAATACTGGGCATAAAAACCATTGGAACTACAGACAACTTCTTTGAATTGGGCGGACACAGTCTGAAAGTAATTTTGGTAGCCAACAAAATCAACCGACAATTAGGCTATCAGATCAGTGTGAAAGACGTCTTTTTGAACCCAACCATCTCAGGAATTATTAGTAAACTTGAAACTGCAGCTTACACTGCTATCCCTAAAACCGAAGAACAATCCAATTATGTTTTGACCTCTTCTCAGCACCGACTATGGATACTGAGTCAGTTTGAAGGTGGGAATCAGGCCTACAACATTCCCGGTTCGTTTGAACTCGAAGGAAATTTAAATGTAGCATACCTAAACCAGGCTTTTAAAACCGTTATTAACCGACATGAAATTTTAAGAACTTCTTTCAAACGAAATGAAGAAGGAGAAGTGCGTCAATTCATCATTGATCCTTCAGACATAGACTTTAAAATTGATTATGCCGATTTCACTACAGTTGAAAACCAGCAGCTGGCAGTAGAAAAAAGAGCAGAGCAGTACGCTCAGCATCCATTTGATTTGGCACAGGCACCTTTGGTAAACGCACAGCTTGTAAAATTATCAGAAAACAAACATCTGTTACTTTTCAATATGCATCATATTATTAGTGATGGCTGGTCGATGGGAATTTTAAGCCAGGAACTTATCACGATTTACGATCATTTAACTCAAAATAAAAGCATCAGTCTTCCAGAGCTCAGCATACAATATAAAGACTATGCCACCTGGATGCGAAGTGAAGAACAAATCACCAAACAAAAGAAATCAGAAGCCTATTGGCTGGAGATCTTTGGCGGTAATCTTCCGGTACTGGAGTTACCGACAGACAAAATGAGGCCAAAAATGAAGACCTATGCCGGAGATTCCATCACCCACAATTTCAGCAAAGAAGCAAGTGTTAAGCTGAAAACATTCTCAGAGCAGCACAACAGCAGCCTCTTTATGACCCTGATGGCAGGAATCAACGGATTACTCTCAAGATACACCAACACCAGAGATCTTATTCTAGGGACACCAATTGCGGGAAGAGAACACAGTGATCTGGAAAATCAAATAGGACTTTATCTCAACACCCTGGCCATTCGAACCCGTTTTGAAGAAACAGCAGATTTTGAAACCCTGCTGCAAATACAAAAAGAAACCCTGCTCGATGCCTATTCCCATCAGGAATATCCGCTGGACAATCTGGTAGAACAACTAGGTTTAGGACGTGATACAAGCCGCTCAGCACTCTTTGATGTGCTGGTAGTTTTACAAAATCAGCAGGATTTATTTGCTTCAAATGCAGAACAAATAGAAAGTTTAACCTTAAAACCTTATAAAGCCAATCCAAGAAAAGTCAGTCAATTTGATTTAAGCTTCATCTTCTCAGAAAAAGAAGAACAGTTGAGTTTACACATCGAATACAATACCGACATTTATCAGCCGGAATTTGTAGCCCGTTTAGCCAATCATTTAGATACTTTTTTAACCAAAGCCCTCCAAAATCCGGAGCAAAAAGTAGCCACACTCAACTATTTGAGCCAAGCCGAGACCACACAATTGCTGCAGGATTTTAACGACACAGCAGTAGAGTATCCTAAGGATCACACTATAGTTGATTTATTTGTCAGTCAGGCGAAGAAAACTCCGGAACAGTTTGCTCTGGTGACCGATAGAAAAAGCTTCACCTACAAAGAACTCGATGAGATTTCTAACGAACTCTCACACTACCTGTTAAGCAATTACAACTTAGCCGTAGAAGATTTAGTAGGTGTAAAACTCGGCCGTAGCGAGTGGCTCCCTATTGCCTTATTGGCTGTTTTAAAATCAGGATGTGCTTACGTTCCAATCGATCCGAACTATCCGGCACAAAGAATTGAGTACATCGAACAAGACAGTAAATGCAAAATAACCATAGACGATAGCTTTATCGCAAGTTTTAAACAAGCAGAATCCATATCAAAATCATTGCCGCAGATCACTTTTAGTGCACAGCAGTTGGCCTATATCATTTACACCTCTGGTTCCACAGGAAAACCAAAAGGAGTTATGATCACCCATCAGAATGCGGTAGCCATGTTATGCTGGTCGCAAAGAGAATTTAGCGATACCGATTTTGATACCTTATACGCCGTAACTTCACATTGTTTTGACTTGTCTGTTTACGAATTTTTCTATCCGTTAAGCATTGGAAAACAAATCCGTTTACTGGCCAATGGATTATCGATAGGAGATTATATTCACAGCGACAAAAATGTACTGATCAATACGGTTCCATCGGTGATCCATACTCTGATCGAAAAAGGAACCACCTTTGAGAATGCCGTTGGAATCAACCTTGCCGGAGAAGCCTTTCCGGTAAGTATTGCCAACTGTTTTACCAATTCAGGCATTGCTATTAGAAACCTTTACGGACCTTCGGAAGACACCACCTACAGTAGTTATTACCGAGTAGAAGGCACTTACGAAAGCTCGGTACCTATTGGAAAAGCCTTAGACAACACCCAGTTTTATGTACTCTCAGAAGAGCTGGCATTACAGCCTGTGGGGGTAATTGGAGAAATCTGTATCTCAGGTGACGGTTTGTCCAGAGGGTATTTGTACCAACCGGAACTCACCACAGAGAAGTTTATAGAGAACCCTTTCAAAGAAGACAGCAAACTCTATAAAACAGGCGATTTGGGCAAATGGTTACCTGATGGCACCATCGCTTACATTGGTCGAAAAGACAGTCAGGTGAAGATCAGAGGACATCGTATTGAACTCGGAGAAATCGAGCAGGTATTGCAGTCTCAGGAAGAGATCGATCAGTGTGTGGTCCTCACGGCAACTGTAAATGGCGATCCGGTGATTGTAAGTTACTTGGTAAGCACCGCAACTATTGATAAACAACAGCTTCGTCAGTCACTTTCGAGAGAACTGCCGGAATATATGTTGCCGAGTTTTTATGTGTTCTTGGATAAATTTCCACTAACACCCAACGGTAAGATCGATAAAAAAGCCTTGCCTCCGGTAAGTACAGAGGATGTTATCCAACAGGAATACATCGCACCGACCAATGAAATAGAGGAGAAACTGGCAGCGATATGGCAGGACATTCTAAAACTGGAGAAAATAGGCATTACCGATAATTTCTTTGAATTAGGAGGAAACAGTTTAAAAGCTACCGTTCTAATCAACAGAATCAACAAGGCCTTTGATACGAGATTTTCTATTGAGGATTTGTACAAAACCCAGAGTATTATAGGAGTTTCTAAGAAATTAAGCTTTATAATTTTCCAGAATCAGCTAGCAGTAGAAACCGCTAATGATTTGGATGAGGTATTGATCTAA